The DNA window TGGAGGTGGACGTAGACTCAATCTGGTGCGGTAGACGTGAAACCCTTGTGTGCAGCGGAACCACTGGGAATAAAACCTTTTGATATGCTTTACTTTAGCTGTAGAGACGACCTGTAGCCGCGAagttcttattattataggaAGCAAGATGTATAaatttgtttcttttgataGTAAGATGCAATGAGTAACCTGCCTAGTCTGCTAAAAATGGGATAATCTAAATCTTACCTTTTCTTTAAACTCAAGTGGTTTTATACGCGAACTTGACTCGGCTTGGCTATACTTAATTCGCATCTGCTCCTTACCAAAGACACCGACTCAGAACACAATAGGCTAGTTCAAGTAACTGGCATGACTACGTTCGGGAAAATTTTATCTATTATAGATGCTATCCGGGGTATACTGAGTTGGGCTGATAAGCGAGAAACTCTGGAACGTGATAGGATGCTTTAGCCTGACGACGACGATTATTTCGGAAGGATTCATGTATGATACTGCCAGATGCTGCAAGATGCTAGCAGGGGTAGTTTAAGACAAAGTGAGAAACTTAGAGTATGATAGGACGAGTTGATTACCATGGTCAATTTCGGAGAGATTCGTCTGAGATAGGCATTGCTAGGGGAGGGGGCGCATTTTGAGCCGCAAAGCGAAGGAAGCGAAAGCACTGCGATTTCGCCTAACAGGCTGTTACAAAGATTGAAAAAAATTCAAGGAAAAACAGACTCAATAAATatgaggaagaaagaaaggcaaaaaaaaaaaaaaaaaaaaaaaaaaaaaaaaggctcgTGATTCATTGCGTAACCAAAGTCGCCTTATATGGGGGGGCTATGCTTTGAAGGCGATATGCAAGAAAGCCCCGAATATATTAATTGATTCAACTCAGCCTCAGGATATGATTGGTGCCTAGCGAGTCAAGGAGCTTACTGGCAGTACCTGCCTCGTAACAGCATCTGTCCCCTCGCACTTGTCATACCTGAGGCCGCTCTAATTTCCATCCTACCTAAATCCCGCTAGTATTCCTCTTCAACTTTACTATTTGGGCTTATAAAGTGCTATATCTGGAAACCGAGCTATTGAGTAGAGGCATCTTTATAATCTGCTTAGAACGACAATCAAGATTATTTTTGGCTTTGGAAACGGATTCATGATTGTGAGTATCAACCTGTACTTGCACATTGTCCGCGGGATTTTCTACTTAATGTATCAGCAAGCGATCGGAACTTTTCTTCAAGACATGCATTATCTGAGCACTAGGTATTCTTCATAAACCTCTCATAGGCGGGATGGGATCCAGTTCGGCACAGCCCCCCGGTCTGCCTAATTGGCCTGAGGGGTAGACAGGGGTTTTTCGAATTTGTTCAAGGCGGCAAAAAGGCGGCGCTGTATGGTGTATCAACGTTGAACGGTGTGACATCAGTTTCATATTGTGGAAGGCgaatatatatacctacttgCACGTTAAACGCCGCTTAACATTGTTGGTTTCTCTACGAGGCGAAATTGTGAGGTTACACGGGCGAGGCGGTGCAGGGGCGTGTATGTCTCCTCAGACAAGCCCCATAAGAGGAGAAGGGAGACCAATCCTAGATATACACATTGCAGGCCGGCATCTCCATTCATCTGCTCATCAGATGCAACGTACTTTTGGCAGATGCTAAATGTAAGAGACCTGACAGGTCAAACAATTTCCTATACGTCTGGGTGGCATTGCTGTGGCCTGACGCTCGCCGGGCTGTATTGCTCATATATGCgcccttttgcttccttCGCAggactttcttcttcttcgcgaAAATCTCGAGCAAGGTTGATCGACTGTAAACTTCCATTTATCCCTGGTAGATGATGGTTTCGGAATCATCTCAAGGCTGTGACTGCGAGCCCTTTAGATACCAGGCATGGCATCAATCTCCAGGTTTGTCTCGCTGCCTTGCCCGTACACCGCCACATATTCTTTTACacatccttcatcttcctaCCAACAGTTCAGATTCCATGGAGAAGAACAGAGAAGTGGAAGAATTCATTGACTGACAACCAACGATCTAGGCGGAGAATTTGAAGAGACGATCTCTGCGGAGGCCATAACGAAGAATACACCCAAATACTTTGCTGAGGCTGATGTTGTTATCATGTAAGTTCCATCTCTCTCGCGACCCTTGCATTATTGGTATTTCTGTGTATCTGACAAGAGGGTTTCCTTGAATAGTCATGCTAGAGGAGACGAAGTGCGTAGATGCGATACATGCAAAAAGGCATTCGATGAAAAGTTTCATATACCACCGATATGGTGGACGACGCTGTCGAGGCGGTCCAACGGCTATTTTGGGTACGAAAATGTGCTTGATGAAAGTGGGACAATACGGACAGGTACCAGTAAGTGAGGGACTGCCATCACCCCGTACTCCTGCATATGACCGCTTACTATGTATGAATTATGAATCATTCGTGTACTGACGGTGAAGAGTAGTCTCGTGGCTTCGATTCCTCATGAAACACGTCAACAGCGCAAACTCAGGTCACCATAACAAAAATGATATCAATTATAAGTGGGTTAAGCTAAATGCCTTTGTGAGGTGGTATGCTTCTTCGGACGAATGCCCAAAAGGCCGCACCGAAATTGTCCTCTTCGACCATCCCGAGTTTGCACAGGAGGTTGGGGACTTTATTATCTCACAACTCAAGCTTCGTGAGCTTAGCGATCCGTTTTGGGCATATCCCGCCATGGTTGAAAAAGTTGCCGCGCTCCATGATGTGTGCGTTTGGGAATCTCGGACTCTTATTAGGAACTACGAGAAACAGCGAACTCTTTATCGTGACCCGTTCGACTACCTCCACGAGGTCTCACGCCACAGTCTTCACATCAACGAGACTCTTCATGTCGCCGAATCCATCCTCGACAGCATGCAAAAGTATCACGATCACTTCACAACTACCGAGCCTAGTAACAAGGAAAACGTGGACCGTTTCCATCCTTTTCCTCAGAACATCAAAAAtcgtcttggccatcttcaaacAACACTCACTCATCTTCGGCATCGCGCCGAGTCCAATCACGAGCGAGTCAAGGCCGAGATATCTCTTTCGTTTAATAAATCTGCTCAAATTGAATCCGGGGCTACGAGAACCATTTCTTTAGCCGGTCTGCTTTTCCTGCCAGCCGCCTATATTACTGCCCTTTTCAGCACATCATTCTTCAACTATGATGCCCCAACGGGTATCTGGGGCTTCTCTCATAGATTCTGGATCTATTGGGCGGTTACGATACCCGTAACTGTGTTGACTATTTTCTTGTGGTTTTTTGGAGCCATGATCTGGGGCGCTGTGCTAAATTGCTGCAAGGATATTCGTGCTCTATTTCAAGGGTCCGTTACATTGGGCGTGCGGGAAACGATTGACACGGGACATTTGGAGTCTATGGGCGAAACGTGGGCGGGAGAAGTAATGAAAagagtagaaaagaaaagagaagaagaaaggaaagaaaagagagaggaaaaggaagagagggagagaacAAGGAGAGAGGTAAAGGAAatgagggagagaaaaaggagggaagacgaagaaagaagagaaagagtaAGGgtgagaaaggaagaggaagaaaaagaaagacggaTGAATGAAGTAACAAAACGTTCGCGAGAACAGATGAGAGTAAGTCCAGCCTAGTAGGTGTAACTTTACTAGACTATGGATTGTCTTTCAGTTCTTCTCCACTCCTTTATTGATATTGGCCGCTTTTTCATAGATTAGCATTCATTATTGGTGATTAAGAAATAAACATGTTGCTTTTATCCCTTGAGCTATACGTAGATATGGATGCGGAAGACTTTGAGCTGGTATGTATCACACGTCTTCCGGCACCAGCAGATTCGAATACATCGCTCGTACCATGGGTTGAGGCGGCTATGTGAAATGGCTCCGAATCGAAGCAATCTCAAGTTGACAATTTTGCAGGTCGGTCTAAATATAATCACACATGATGGCGGCACTTGGTAAACCTACCGTCAATGCTGGACGTATGCCAGTACGAGTGTTCAAGACTATGTGAGCTTTCCATACTACTGATCAGAAAAAACAGGCATCTATACGCGTAGTAATGGCTTATTCtacataggtacatgtatctacaTACTCGTCTGGCTGACAGCGGACACTATTGATATCTATCTAACGTAATATAATGAAGGACTGCACTGTTGGCTCCGGCTGAAACGATACACTTACCGCTGAGGCCATCTGAATACTATATGTGCTTCATGATTCGTAGTCTAGCTGTGTGCTCAG is part of the Trichoderma atroviride chromosome 1, complete sequence genome and encodes:
- a CDS encoding uncharacterized protein (EggNog:ENOG41~TransMembrane:2 (i328-347o367-394i)) yields the protein MMVSESSQGCDCEPFRYQAWHQSPGGEFEETISAEAITKNTPKYFAEADVVIIHARGDEVRRCDTCKKAFDEKFHIPPIWWTTLSRRSNGYFGYENVLDESGTIRTGTISWLRFLMKHVNSANSGHHNKNDINYKWVKLNAFVRWYASSDECPKGRTEIVLFDHPEFAQEVGDFIISQLKLRELSDPFWAYPAMVEKVAALHDVCVWESRTLIRNYEKQRTLYRDPFDYLHEVSRHSLHINETLHVAESILDSMQKYHDHFTTTEPSNKENVDRFHPFPQNIKNRLGHLQTTLTHLRHRAESNHERVKAEISLSFNKSAQIESGATRTISLAGLLFLPAAYITALFSTSFFNYDAPTGIWGFSHRFWIYWAVTIPVTVLTIFLWFFGAMIWGAVLNCCKDIRALFQGSVTLGVRETIDTGHLESMGETWAGEVMKRVEKKREEERKEKREEKEERERTRREVKEMRERKRREDEERRERVRVRKEEEEKERRMNEVTKRSREQMRVSPA
- a CDS encoding uncharacterized protein (EggNog:ENOG41~TransMembrane:2 (i213-232o252-279i)), whose product is MKHVNSANSGHHNKNDINYKWVKLNAFVRWYASSDECPKGRTEIVLFDHPEFAQEVGDFIISQLKLRELSDPFWAYPAMVEKVAALHDVCVWESRTLIRNYEKQRTLYRDPFDYLHEVSRHSLHINETLHVAESILDSMQKYHDHFTTTEPSNKENVDRFHPFPQNIKNRLGHLQTTLTHLRHRAESNHERVKAEISLSFNKSAQIESGATRTISLAGLLFLPAAYITALFSTSFFNYDAPTGIWGFSHRFWIYWAVTIPVTVLTIFLWFFGAMIWGAVLNCCKDIRALFQGSVTLGVRETIDTGHLESMGETWAGEVMKRVEKKREEERKEKREEKEERERTRREVKEMRERKRREDEERRERVRVRKEEEEKERRMNEVTKRSREQMRVSPA